The sequence CCGAATAATCCGATTGCATTGGCGTTAATTTCAACTTTAGGCGAGCCGATTTTATCTTGCTCGTTAATGCTGCCGGAAACGGAGGTAACAGAATCTGATCCTGATGCGATTAGAGATTATTTAGAACATCGTGTTGAGTTGATTATTCATGGTGGATATTTAGGTCAACAACCGACTACGGTGGTTGATTTGACCGGGGATAGCCCTGCTGTTATTCGAGCAGGTTCGGGCGATTTGACCCCGTTTAATTAATAGCTTAGCTCTTTCCCACAAAGGGAGAGATAATAATTCAGACGCTTGTGAAAGCGACAAAAGGAACTTTATGACAACTTTTCAAAAGAAACCAGCCAATAATTCTCGCTTTGGTAAGGCGATGCCAAATGCGAAATCCCCTAGTAGTAACCGTTCATTTAAAAAGACAGATGAAAAAGCAGATAATAGTGCGCGCAAATTCGGCAAAAATGCGGAAAAACCACAGCGTCCGACTTCTAAGCCTTTGGTACAAAAAACGGTAAAAAAAATCGAAAAAACGACCGCTTTATCAGCTGATAAACAAGGGAAAGTAGCCGGTGAAAAGCTACAAAAAATCTTAGCACGCGCCGGGCAAGGTTCTCGCCGTGAACTTGAGGAAATTATTGCTGCCGGACGTGTGAGTGTAGATGGCAAAATTGCATCATTAGGTGATCGTGTTCAGGTGAGCTCATCGACTAAAATTCGTATCGATGGGCATTTAATTAACCTGACTCTAACGCAAAAAGAGATCTGCCGAGTCTTAATGTATTACAAGCCGGAAGGAGAGCTATGTACACGCTCTGATCCGGAAGGACGAGCTACCGTATTTGACCGCTTACCACGTTTAAATGGTGCACGTTGGATTGCGGTTGGGCGTTTAGATATTAATACTTCAGGTTTATTGCTGTTTACAACAGACGGCGAACTTGCTAATCGTTTAATGCATCCAAGCCGAGAGGTGGAGCGTGAATATTCGGTGCGAGTATTTGGTAATATTGATGATGCAATGCTTGGGCGTTTACGCAAAGGTGTTCAATTAGAAGATGGTCCGGCAAATTTTAAACAGATTAAAGTTGTTGGTGGTACAGGTCTAAATCAATGGTTTGATGTGACTTTAACCGAGGGGCGTAATCGAGAAGTTCGTCGTTTGTGGGAGTCACAAGGGGTGGAAGTAAGCCGCTTGATTCGTATCCGCTATGGTAATATTAAGCTGGATAAAGGCTTACCTCGTGGCGGCTGGGAAGAAATGGGGCTTGAGCAAGTGAACTATTTACGTGAGCTTGTGGGCTTGCCGGCAGAAACTGAAACAAAAGTTGATGTAACGGCTAATCGTCGCCGCACGAATATTCGCCAAATTCGTAAGGCTGTGAAACAGCATCAAAAATATCGCTCTTAGATAATGAATAACATTGCTGAAAGACTGTCTTAATTTCTAAGATAGTCTTTCTATTTTGCGATGAACACTCACTTTAAGAGTCAGTATAAGGTATGGATTATCTTAATTTACATATTTAATATGGAGTAAAGTTATGTCTTGGGACATTGTAATAACGTTAGCAGTAACTTTCATTGCCGTGTTTTTGTTTGCAACAGAAAAAATGCGAATGGATGCCGTAGCCATTTTGGTATTATGTTCATTGGTTTTATTAGGGCAGGTTGATGCTCAATCTGCATTGAGTGGATTTTCAAATTCCGCAACAGTAACTGTTACTGCAATGTTTGTCTTAGCAGCGGGTTTACAAAACAGCGGCGCATTAGATAGAGTAGGGAGCTTATTGGCAAATGCGAAGTCACCTTGGTTGTTTTTGTTGATATTATGTGGAGTGAATGCTGCTGTATCTCCTTTTGTTAATAATACAGCAGTAGTTGCCGTGTTAATTCCAATTGTTATTGTTGCTGCGCAAAATATTAAAATGGCTCCATCTAAGGCTTTGATTCCACTCTCATTTGCTTCTCAAATGGCGGGGGTCTGTACACTGATTGGGACTTCAACTAACTTGTTAGTCAATGCTATTGCTCAAAAACAAGGACATTCCGGTTTCGGTATGTTTGAGTTTGCGCCCTTAGGTCTTATTTTCTTTGCGGTTGGTGTGGTTTACTTATTACTAACCAGCCGTTTTTTACTGCCGGAATCACGCTTGCAGCTAGAAGATGGCGAAGGTTTTGGAAAATATGTTTCTGAATTAAAAGTAAATAAGGATTCGCCTTTAATTGGTAACAGTACTGCCGGTTCAGGTTTAAACGAAGAATTTAATTTATTCACTATTGGTGTATTGCGTGATGGTGAGCGATTATCTACGCCAAGCCATCAAGTGCTGCAAAAACACGATATTTTATTGCTACGAGGGGAATCTGAAGACCTTGCTAAGGTTCGCGGAAAATATGGTTTACACCATGTTGTTTATGGGCGACGTGATAGTGATGAGGAGAACCTTGAGGATGATTTAATGGTAGCTGAAGTAATGATTTCACCTACTTCTCGTTGGATTGGCGGTACTATCCCGATTTTAAGACAGCGTTGGAATAAAAATGCGACAGCATTAGGCATACAACGTCGTAGTCAGGTCATTCGTGAACGCTTACGCTCTACAGCTTTTAAAATGGGGGATATTCTTTTACTGACATTACCCAAAGATGACATGGAAAGCTTACGCAAAGATAAAGATTTTATTGTGTTATCTTCCGATTTAGTGAAAGATGAAGAATCATGGCACAGCAAATTTGCCTTATCTGTGATGGTAGCTGTTGTAGCAACCGCTGCATTAGGCTTAGTACCCATTGCCATTAGTGCATTATTAGGGGCTGTTGCGATGTGTGTTGCCGGTTGTTTAACAGCCGAGGAAGCATACCGTTCTATTGACTGGAAAATTATTTTAGTACTAGCCGGCTTATTGCCATTGGGAGAAGCCATGGCAAATAGTGGTGCAGCACAGTTTATTGTAGATAATACTTTAGGAAAAGTAGGTGAATTTGGACCGCTGGTTGTATTTGCAGTGTTATATTTACTCACAATGATACTCACTGAGTTTATGAGTAACGCGGGAACAGCAGTATTATTGACTCCTATTGCTATTTCAACGGCCAAAATGCTTGGTGTTGATGCTTCCCCCTTTATTCTTGCTGTTATGTTTGCTGCGGCAACTAGCTTTATGACGCCGGTAGGCTATCAAACTAATACGATGGTTTACGGTGCAGGGGGCTATAAATTTACTGATTTCATTAAAATCGGTTTACCGCTTAACCTCTTATATTGGATTTTGGGTATTATTCTTATTCCGTGGTTCTTCCCGTTTAATCCATAATTAAGCATATTATTTAATTTAAAAAAGCTGCTAACGATTTTTCAAAGAGTTAGCAGCTTTTTGTTAATATTAGTTGTTAGTGTCCGCTTAATACCTTAGCCGGTTCTAGTTTTGCAGCCCGGTTTGCAGGGTATAGGCTGGCAAATAAGCTTAAGATGATAGTTGCCAATAGCACATAACTCACGTCTTGCCAATGCAGTTCGCTAGGTAGGAAATCGACAAAATAAACACCGTCAGACAGTAATTTTATACCAAAAAATCCTTCAACAGCCTTGATGATAGCGGTCAAATTTAGCGATAAAATTACGCCTAAAATAATACCGCATACAGCCCCTTTCATTCCTGAAAGCAAGCCGTACCAAAGGAAAATTCGGCGAATGAAGCCGTTATTTGCTCCAAGGGTTCGCTGAATGGCAATATCGCCTTGCTTATCTTTTACCGCCATAATCAAGGTAGAAATAATATTAAAACATGCCACCCCGATGACCAACACCATCGCAATATACATAACGGTGCGAACCAGTTGAATGTCGTTATACATATAGCCGAATTTCTCAATCCAAGTGTTTAAATACAGCGGTTGTGGATAGCCGTTGAGCTGTGGCATTTCCAAATGTTGCACGTCAAAAGGATTAGACAGACTGATTTCAAGTCCTGATATTTCATTCGGCTGATATTCCATTAACTCTTGGGCTTGATTAAGCGGAATTAGTGCGTAGCTATGGTCAAGTTGCCCTTCTAAACGTAGCACGCCGGTGACAGGCATATTAAAACGCAACGGCTGAGCTAATTTCCCGTCTTCTGTTGGCTGTGGAATCAGCATAGTGACTTCATCACCGACAGAAACTTCTAATGCTTTAGCAATACCCGCTCCGAGAATTAAACCGTCTTCATTAGCCTGAAACTGTTTGGAGAACGCTTGCCATTGTTCTGACAGAATAAATTGGCTTAGGCGGCTGACTTGATCTTGTTTTTGTGGATCAACCCCTCGCACTTGAGCAATTTTAAGCTGTGAGCCGTTTTCGATTAATGCGGTAAAGCTCACGAAAGGTGAACTAGCGGTCACATTTTTGGTTTTTTTTACCAATGTTTCTAATTTTGAAGCATTGCCAATCGGTACACTTTTATTACCTTGATAAGACACTAATTCCGCATGTGGTACAACAGAAAGCACTCGTTGGTTTAGCTCTCGCTCAAAACCATTCATTGCACTTAAGCCGATAATCAGCACCGCTACCCCAAGGGCGATTCCAATGCTTGAGAAAAGAGAAATGAGTGAAACCAATCGATTTTTCTGTTTGCCTCGTTGATAACGCCAGCTGATAAAAAACGGAGTGTTCATTAATTTCCCTCGCTCAGCACACCATCTCGCATGACTAAACGGCGTGAAAGTTTATTGGCAAGATTTAAATCGTGGGTGACCAATAAGAAAGCAATATTTTGCTCTTGATTGAGTTGTTGAATCAGTTCAAAGATACTTTCGGTGGTTTTTTGGTCTAAATTGCCTGTCGGTTCATCGGCAAGCACTAAAGCTGGATTGTTTACTAAAGCACGAGCAATCGCCACACGCTGACGTTCACCGCCTGAAAGTGCTGACGGACGATGTGTAACTCTATGAGCTAATCCAACCGCTTGTAACATCTTTTCAGCACGGTTGGCAGCTTCCGTTTTGTTTTGTTTACCGATTAACATAGGCATCATCACATTTTCAAGGGCAGAGAAATCTGCCATTAGGTGATGAAATTGATACACAAAGCCCAAATTTTGGTTACGTAAGAGGGCTAATTTGTCTGAGTTTAATTTTTGCAAAGATTGCTCGCGAATCCATACTTCTCCTGAACTAGGTTGATCTAGACCACCAAGCGTATGAAGTAAGGTACTTTTGCCCGAGCCGGAGCTACCGACAATTGCAACTAATTCACCGGTATTCATTGAAAACGAAACTTCTTTTAGTACCTGAACTTTCTGTTCGCCTTCATCATAAAATTTGCTGATATTTTCACAGCGGAGTAATTCTGTCATTTTTTGTCCTAACACACTAAATTCATTGATTTATCGTCAATACAAGCGGTCATTTTTGCTTAAAATTTTGTAAATTGTTATTCATATCTCAATGCCTGAGCCGGCTCAATTTTTGAAGCTCGGTAAGCCGGGTAAATGGTGCAAAGTAGCGAAAGCAAAATAGAAATGCCGATAATAATTGCAATTTGTGAGCCCGGAATTAAGCTTGGTAAATGAATGGTTGGGTTAAGCAATAAAATGATTTGATCCAAATTCATCGCAATCAACACACCAATCGCTCCACCGACTAATGCTCCAATCACGCCCACAATTGCTCCTTGGAACACAAAAATTTGCATTACTTGTTTTTTGGTTAAACCTTGGGTTTGCAAAATGGCAATTTCGCCCTGTTTATCCACCACCATTAGGCTAAGCGATGTGACGATATTCGAGATAGCAACTACAATAATCAGGCTAATGAGCAAGCCCATCATATTTTTTTCCATTTTCACCGCTTGGAAAAATTCGCCTTTTTGTTCACGCCAATCGCTGATTTGGTAGTTTTCTTCCATAAAATATTGTGGAAGTTCGGTCACTTGGAACGGATCTTGCAGATATAAACGTACGCCTTGAACTTGGTCTTCAGTAATTCTGAGTAAACGTCCTACATCGGCTAAATTCGCAAATAAGGTAAACTCACTCGCCTCTCGATTAGACTGGTAAATGCCTGAAATTTCAAATAACCGTTGTACCGGCACACGTCCTAAAGGAGTATATTGGCTATTTTCGGTAATCATTAAACGTAACTTATCGCCTATGCTTAAATTGAGCTTATTTGCCAAACGTGAACCAACTACCACTTTAAATTCGCCGGTTGGTAATAATTGGGAAATATTTTCTGAAACTAATAGTGGATCATCAGTTGAGTGCTCAACACCAATAAGCTGACCGGCATTAATTCCTTCTGAGCTTTGAATAATGACGTTAGCATGGTTAATAGCAACACTTCCGTTTGCAAATTCAGGGAGGTTCAGCTTTTCATCTTTGCTAAAGTTTCCCTCTTGGGGAGAAATAATCGCGTGTGGTAAGGTAGAAAGCAGATTGTTTTTCTGCATATTTTCCAAGCCGTTCATTACAGACAATACAATCACCAATGCCATCACCCCCAGCACAATGCCAAGGCTTGCAAGATTGGTAACTAATCGTCCGAAACGGTCTGCGTTTTTCGATCTAAAATAGCGAAAAGCGATAAAAAAAGGGGTTAAATTCATTGAATTTCTTATCAAAATAACGAATAAAGAGGCGAACACAGCGGTTCGCCTTCATCATCAAGTTTTAGTTAGCGGTATCAATTTCAGCAAAGGATTTGACTAAATCATCAATCGCTTTCATTTGAGATACAAAGGCTTCTAATTTGGAAAGCGGTAAGGCTGAAGGACCATCACATTTTGCTGAGTTTGGATCCGGGTGAGCTTCTAAGAAAAGCCCTGCTAAACCAACAGCCATACCTGAACGGGCAAGTTCAGTGACTTGTGAGCGACGACCACCTGAAGCAGCTCCGAACGGATCACGGCATTGCAGTGAATGGGTTACATCAAAGATTACTGGGCAACCTTTTGATACTTTTTTCATAATGCCGAAACCTAGCATATCCACCACTAAATTATCGTAACCAAAGTTGGTACCACGGTCGCAAAGAATCACATTTTCATTGCCACACTCTGCGATTTTTTCCACGATATTCCCCATTTGACCAGGGCTTAAAAATTGCGGTTTTTTTACATTAATTACCGCACCGGTGCGAGCCATTGCTTCAACCAAATCGGTTTGACGAGCTAAAAATGCGGGAAGCTGAATCACATCGACTACTTCAGCCACAGGTTTACATTGATAAATTTCGTGTACATCAGTGATGATATTCACTCCAAAAGTCTGTTTTAATTCTTGAAAAATTTTCAACCCTTCTTCCATACCCGGCCCACGGTAAGAATGGATAGACGAGCGGTTCGCCTTATCAAACGATGCTTTAAACACATAAGGTACGTTCAATTTTTGCGTGACTTCCACATACTGTTCACACACACGAAGTGCCATATCGCGGCTTTCCAGCACATTCATACCACCAAATAGGGTAAATGCTTTGTTATTCGCCACTTCAATATTACCGACTTTTACAATTTTATCTGTCATAGGGGGTCCTTAATTTTAAGTGTCCTAGCACGCTTTAGCGTGCTAGGGGTAAAGTTAATGCACCAAACTTTTTTGGCTTTTGCGTTCCAAGCCTTGCACTTCCATTTTCAGCAATTCTGTAGATGGATCTTCAGGACATTGGTCGATAAAATAATTAATATCTTCTAAGGCTGCTTGGTAGCAATCCATACTTGCTAACACCATACCTCGATCACGAATCTCGTATGGATCCTCCGGGCTAAAGGCTAGGCGGTATTCAATTAAGCGTAGCGTTTCTTCGTATTTTCCTTCTCGGGTGAGTGCCATTTTAAACACGGTTTCGATGCGTTCTAATAACTCGGTCATATTCGCTCGTTTTAAAAGATCGGGAGTGACTTCAGAGCCAAAGCCTAATTCGCCCTCTAGCCATTTATTTAGCATTTCAATTGTTAAAAATTCGCCGTTCCAAGGGTTGATAAAACGAACTTTGGTTGCTCCGTTCGGTTGACGGATTTCAGCTCGTAAAATCAGCTGGGTTGGGAAATTTACCGGATAGAGTGGTAAATCTAACACTGAGGCTAAATAAAGCACAATTGAACCCAGTGACACAGGCATTCCACGTTTTTTGCGGATTACTTGATTTAACAATAAATTTTCCGTATGGAAATAATCTTCATAATAGCAGCTGAAGCCCCACTCTTGATAAACTAAAGTCAGAAGTTGATTAATACGCTCTTCATCTGTTTCGCCATTGACATTATAACGAGCTTTTTTTACTAAGGCAGACATCTGCCCAAACACTTGCTGCTCGCGTACATTACTATCAATAAGTGTAGTGAGTCGCAAAATTTCACGATAAAGATATTTTTTTAATTCCACTTCACTAATCGTAATTTTTGGTTCTTCCAGCTCTCTTAATAATTCTTGAATAATATCGTCCATTTCCTGCCTTTTATTCTTTTAAAACTGCTTTAGTCACTCTGTCATTACCGCCATAATCTTGTAATGTTTCAAGGGCTTCCCACAGGGTTAAATTAAATAAATTTCGTACCATTTCAGCTTGTTGCCAACCATGTTCCAACATTAATGCCCCTTGTGGCTTTAAGTGAAGCGGTGCATTTTCGATAATTTTTTGCAAATCGCTCAAGCCATTGTTATCGGCAACTAATGCGGTTAAAGGTTCAAAACGCACATCGCCAACTGTTAAATTTTCATCATTTTCATCAATATAGGGTGGATTCGACAAAATCAAGTCAAACTGCTGATTTTTAATCGCAGAAAACCAATCACTCTGTAAAAATCGGACATTATCAAAGCCAAGAGTTTGGCGATTTTCTTCCGCAAGTTTGACCGCCTCAGGCTGAAAATCCACACCGATAATATCGGCTTTATCGCCTAACTCGCTCGCCATTGCCAACGCAATTGCCCCTGTGCCGGTGCCTAAATCTAAAATTTGCAAGTTTTTTTGTTTTTCTAACCGCTTGTGAGCCCAATCTAATGCTAATTCCACCAAACGCTCGGTATCAGGTCGGGGAATAAGTGTTGCGGAGGACACTTTCAACGGCAACGACCAAAATTCCCGTTCGCCCAAAATATACGCCATTGGTTCACCGTTTGCACGTCTTGCTAAGTATTCGGCAAGTTGTTTTAGCTCATTTTCGGTTAAGATAGTTTCGCTAAACGCAAAAATTGCTGATTTTGTGCGTTTTGTAACCGCTTGTAGGAGCAAATTTGCATCGAATTTGGCATCTAAAAAAGGGTTGTTTTCGGCATTTTCAAGCAATGTTTGTTCAGCAAAGGTGAGCCATTCTGCGTAAGTTTTGGGGAAAATATTTACTGCATAAAACCGTTCACAAACTACTTCAAAGTGTTCATCAATCTCCTTGTCAAGTTCCCCTTTAAAAAAATCGCGGTGGGCAATTTTCCAAGATTGATAGTCGCCTTCTCCTTCGGCAAGGGCAAACTCTTCTGTGACTTCATTAAAGCGTTCAATGAAGACTTCCTCCAGTTGAATACACACGACAGCTTGATTTTGGCTGTCTAATACAATGTGTTTTTCACCTTTTTGTGGAAGCGGTTGATTTTCTAACGCATAAAAGCAATAACCTGAACAAGTTGCAGTCTTTCTACCCGCAACCACGAGATTGGCTAAGGTATTAGGTTTTATGCCAAATTGCCATTGATAAGAGAAATTAGGTTCCATATTAATATATGCTAAAAAATCGATCTATTCTCAATTTAGAATAGTAAATTATAAAACCCCTACACAATTCCCTGAACGTACAGTTTCAGCAACTTTCTGTTCGATGCTAAATGCTTTGGTCGTAAAGTTACTTACGGCAAGGCTTACTTTGGTTTTTCCTGCTTTTTTTGTTTGTTGGTTTAATGCATCAAAATATTGTTGCTCTAAACTTTGTAACTCTTGGTTTGCTTGTAAATTAGCTTGAACTTCATCCGCGTGAGCACGAGAAACTTTGCTTTGGGTAAAGTTATAAGTTAAGGTGTTATCTGCAAATTTCCAGCTGCCTGAACGCTCAAGAGCATAGTTAAAGATTGGGTTTTCAGCAGGGAGCGTTACATTTCCAAGATAGTTCGCTTTGCCATCTTTGCCTAATTTCACTTTATTGGTTGTTGCCGCAACGCCATTCATCGCACATTCCCACTCTCCAACAAAATGCTCGGTAGTTGGTGTAATGACTTCGTTTTTTACCGCAGGGCTTGAGTTAATAAAGCTGTTACAAGCAGCAAGTAGAGTAGTCGTTATGGCTAATAATATTTTTTTCATATTGAAATTCCTCTTTATGTAGTCCACAAGCGGTCAAATTTTACAAAAATTATGCAAAATCTGACCGCTTGTAATTTAATTTTGATCCGACAATGCTGCTAACTGATCTGCTTGATATTCAGTAATAATCGGCTGGATTAATTCATCAATTTTACCGTTCATTACTTCATCTAAACGGTAAACCGTCAGGTTGATACGGTGGTCGGTTACACGTCCTTGCGGATAGTTATAGGTGCGGATTTTATCCGAGCGGTCGCCCGAGCCGAGTAAGTTACGGCGGGTGTCAGCCTGTTCTGCCGCTTGGCGTTCTTGTTCCACTTGCACGATGCGAGAAGCAAGCACTGCCATCGCCTTAGCTTTATTTTTGTGTTGCGAACGTTCGTCTTGGCACTCCACCACAATTCCGGTTGGAATATGGGTAATACGCACAGCAGAGTCAGTGGTATTAACGTGCTGACCGCCTGCACCCGATGAGCGGTAAGTATCAATACGCAGATCAGACGGATTAATTTCCGGCATTTCGCTTTCCGGCAGTTCCGGCATTACCGCAACCGTACAGGCTGAGGTGTGAATACGCCCTTGTGATTCGGTTTTCGGCACACGTTGCACACGATGACCGCCCGATTCAAATTTAAGCTGTCCGTAAACACCTTCGCCGCTGATTTTGACGATAATCTCTTTGTATCCGCCTTGTTCGCTTTCGTTTGCGGACATTTCCTCAATTCTCCAGCGTTTACTTTCAGCATAGCGGCTGTACATACGATATAAATCGCCAGCAAAAATTCCCGCTTCATCGCCACCTGTACCGGCACGGATTTCTAAGAAGGCATTGTATTCATCGTTCGGATCTTTCGGCAGCAATAAAATTTGTAAATGTTGTTCAAGGTTCTCAATTTCAGCTTTGTTTTCAGCAATTTCTTCCGCTGCCATATCTTTCATATCTGGATCATCAAGCAGTAATTGAGCTTCTTCGATATCGTTATTGAGTTTTTTCCAGCGATTGAAAGTGCCGACCACTTCTTCTAATTGGGAATATTCTTTGGAATAGGCACGGAATTTTTCTTGATCGGCAATGACCGACGCATCACCTAAAAGTGCCTGTAATTCTTCGTGGCGTTCACTTAAACTTTCTAATTTATTAATGATGGAATCTTTCATTTTTTAAAGCTGTTCTCGTTTGTTTTGAAATAAGGTAAATAACCGCAGATTATAGCGGATTTTCGGCTGAAAATCTTGTTTAATTCGCCAGCCAATTTTGCAAAATTTGAAGCCCATATTCGGTGATAAAGGATTCAGGGTGGAATTGCACACCATAAATCGGCAAATTCCGATGTTTGAACGCCATCAACACATTTTGGTCGCAAACAGCGGTGGCAACAAGCGGTGTATTTTCCAAAGAATTTTGCAAAATGCCCCAAGAATGGTACAAGCCCACCTGAAATTGGGCGGGTAAGCCGTTGAAAATCGGGTTCTGCTCAATTTGGCTTAAGGTGCGTTGTTGCCCGTGTCGGACATTTTGCAGGTTATACAAAGTGCCACCAAAAAATTCGCAAATTGTTTGATGCCCCAAGCACACGCCTAAAATAGACTTGCTTTGATGATAGCGTTCCAACATCGTAAAGGTTTTTGGGTAAGCCCTCGGTACGTCAGGACCGGGCGAAATCAAAATATGGCTGAATTGTTCCACTTCGTCTAGGTTTAGCTCTTCCACCAATACCACTTTGGTTGGAATATGGATTTTGCGAAGTAAATCCACCAAGTTGAATGTAAAAGAGTCGTGATTGTCGATGATAAGTAATTTTTTGTTCATTTTGTTTTATGTAATTTTTTTCAAATCTCCCCTAGCCCCTCTTTGTCTAAAGAGGGGGACTAGATCGCTATAAATATTTAACCCATCTTTCTTCTATCACTAAATAGCCAGATAAAGCTTATTTACTAGATGAGGCGAGATTTGACTATTCTTCCAATAATTCCCTAGACACCATTTCTAGTTTTATCGTGTCT comes from Mannheimia granulomatis and encodes:
- a CDS encoding lipoprotein-releasing ABC transporter permease subunit; the encoded protein is MNLTPFFIAFRYFRSKNADRFGRLVTNLASLGIVLGVMALVIVLSVMNGLENMQKNNLLSTLPHAIISPQEGNFSKDEKLNLPEFANGSVAINHANVIIQSSEGINAGQLIGVEHSTDDPLLVSENISQLLPTGEFKVVVGSRLANKLNLSIGDKLRLMITENSQYTPLGRVPVQRLFEISGIYQSNREASEFTLFANLADVGRLLRITEDQVQGVRLYLQDPFQVTELPQYFMEENYQISDWREQKGEFFQAVKMEKNMMGLLISLIIVVAISNIVTSLSLMVVDKQGEIAILQTQGLTKKQVMQIFVFQGAIVGVIGALVGGAIGVLIAMNLDQIILLLNPTIHLPSLIPGSQIAIIIGISILLSLLCTIYPAYRASKIEPAQALRYE
- the rluB gene encoding 23S rRNA pseudouridine(2605) synthase RluB, translated to MPNAKSPSSNRSFKKTDEKADNSARKFGKNAEKPQRPTSKPLVQKTVKKIEKTTALSADKQGKVAGEKLQKILARAGQGSRRELEEIIAAGRVSVDGKIASLGDRVQVSSSTKIRIDGHLINLTLTQKEICRVLMYYKPEGELCTRSDPEGRATVFDRLPRLNGARWIAVGRLDINTSGLLLFTTDGELANRLMHPSREVEREYSVRVFGNIDDAMLGRLRKGVQLEDGPANFKQIKVVGGTGLNQWFDVTLTEGRNREVRRLWESQGVEVSRLIRIRYGNIKLDKGLPRGGWEEMGLEQVNYLRELVGLPAETETKVDVTANRRRTNIRQIRKAVKQHQKYRS
- the prmC gene encoding peptide chain release factor N(5)-glutamine methyltransferase; protein product: MEPNFSYQWQFGIKPNTLANLVVAGRKTATCSGYCFYALENQPLPQKGEKHIVLDSQNQAVVCIQLEEVFIERFNEVTEEFALAEGEGDYQSWKIAHRDFFKGELDKEIDEHFEVVCERFYAVNIFPKTYAEWLTFAEQTLLENAENNPFLDAKFDANLLLQAVTKRTKSAIFAFSETILTENELKQLAEYLARRANGEPMAYILGEREFWSLPLKVSSATLIPRPDTERLVELALDWAHKRLEKQKNLQILDLGTGTGAIALAMASELGDKADIIGVDFQPEAVKLAEENRQTLGFDNVRFLQSDWFSAIKNQQFDLILSNPPYIDENDENLTVGDVRFEPLTALVADNNGLSDLQKIIENAPLHLKPQGALMLEHGWQQAEMVRNLFNLTLWEALETLQDYGGNDRVTKAVLKE
- a CDS encoding SLC13 family permease — encoded protein: MSWDIVITLAVTFIAVFLFATEKMRMDAVAILVLCSLVLLGQVDAQSALSGFSNSATVTVTAMFVLAAGLQNSGALDRVGSLLANAKSPWLFLLILCGVNAAVSPFVNNTAVVAVLIPIVIVAAQNIKMAPSKALIPLSFASQMAGVCTLIGTSTNLLVNAIAQKQGHSGFGMFEFAPLGLIFFAVGVVYLLLTSRFLLPESRLQLEDGEGFGKYVSELKVNKDSPLIGNSTAGSGLNEEFNLFTIGVLRDGERLSTPSHQVLQKHDILLLRGESEDLAKVRGKYGLHHVVYGRRDSDEENLEDDLMVAEVMISPTSRWIGGTIPILRQRWNKNATALGIQRRSQVIRERLRSTAFKMGDILLLTLPKDDMESLRKDKDFIVLSSDLVKDEESWHSKFALSVMVAVVATAALGLVPIAISALLGAVAMCVAGCLTAEEAYRSIDWKIILVLAGLLPLGEAMANSGAAQFIVDNTLGKVGEFGPLVVFAVLYLLTMILTEFMSNAGTAVLLTPIAISTAKMLGVDASPFILAVMFAAATSFMTPVGYQTNTMVYGAGGYKFTDFIKIGLPLNLLYWILGIILIPWFFPFNP
- the lolD gene encoding lipoprotein-releasing ABC transporter ATP-binding protein LolD, whose translation is MTELLRCENISKFYDEGEQKVQVLKEVSFSMNTGELVAIVGSSGSGKSTLLHTLGGLDQPSSGEVWIREQSLQKLNSDKLALLRNQNLGFVYQFHHLMADFSALENVMMPMLIGKQNKTEAANRAEKMLQAVGLAHRVTHRPSALSGGERQRVAIARALVNNPALVLADEPTGNLDQKTTESIFELIQQLNQEQNIAFLLVTHDLNLANKLSRRLVMRDGVLSEGN
- the lolE gene encoding lipoprotein-releasing ABC transporter permease subunit LolE — encoded protein: MNTPFFISWRYQRGKQKNRLVSLISLFSSIGIALGVAVLIIGLSAMNGFERELNQRVLSVVPHAELVSYQGNKSVPIGNASKLETLVKKTKNVTASSPFVSFTALIENGSQLKIAQVRGVDPQKQDQVSRLSQFILSEQWQAFSKQFQANEDGLILGAGIAKALEVSVGDEVTMLIPQPTEDGKLAQPLRFNMPVTGVLRLEGQLDHSYALIPLNQAQELMEYQPNEISGLEISLSNPFDVQHLEMPQLNGYPQPLYLNTWIEKFGYMYNDIQLVRTVMYIAMVLVIGVACFNIISTLIMAVKDKQGDIAIQRTLGANNGFIRRIFLWYGLLSGMKGAVCGIILGVILSLNLTAIIKAVEGFFGIKLLSDGVYFVDFLPSELHWQDVSYVLLATIILSLFASLYPANRAAKLEPAKVLSGH
- the kdsA gene encoding 3-deoxy-8-phosphooctulonate synthase, encoding MTDKIVKVGNIEVANNKAFTLFGGMNVLESRDMALRVCEQYVEVTQKLNVPYVFKASFDKANRSSIHSYRGPGMEEGLKIFQELKQTFGVNIITDVHEIYQCKPVAEVVDVIQLPAFLARQTDLVEAMARTGAVINVKKPQFLSPGQMGNIVEKIAECGNENVILCDRGTNFGYDNLVVDMLGFGIMKKVSKGCPVIFDVTHSLQCRDPFGAASGGRRSQVTELARSGMAVGLAGLFLEAHPDPNSAKCDGPSALPLSKLEAFVSQMKAIDDLVKSFAEIDTAN
- a CDS encoding SirB1 family protein is translated as MDDIIQELLRELEEPKITISEVELKKYLYREILRLTTLIDSNVREQQVFGQMSALVKKARYNVNGETDEERINQLLTLVYQEWGFSCYYEDYFHTENLLLNQVIRKKRGMPVSLGSIVLYLASVLDLPLYPVNFPTQLILRAEIRQPNGATKVRFINPWNGEFLTIEMLNKWLEGELGFGSEVTPDLLKRANMTELLERIETVFKMALTREGKYEETLRLIEYRLAFSPEDPYEIRDRGMVLASMDCYQAALEDINYFIDQCPEDPSTELLKMEVQGLERKSQKSLVH